The DNA window TCAGAAGTTGTTAATTTCACATGTTGATAAGTATTTTCTAACAGAAACTACCAACGACgataatgattgaattaagatttttaaattgaaaaagtaagaggattaaaattttaacttttaaagtatagggactaaatctcaaattctataGAAGTATAGGaactaataacatattttaacctatcttttgtttatatttttttcccCTTTAAAGTAGGGGGAAAAGGTAAACATACTCACAAAAAGTGCAATAAATCCAAGACTTTTCCAAATATATTACCTATATAATTCACATCATTGCTCATGCCTTTAATCTTTTTGTTATCTAAAATTCAATATTAGGTTGCTTTACAAACAAATTATTCCATACTGATTAGGCTCAACTTTTAAATCAATgaatatgagaaaaaaaattgtaaataattaccttcattattttcaatttggaCACATTTCATAATTGCAATTTCTTATTACGAATTAGGCATGGTTAGTATTATCAAATATTCTGGCATCACGTCCCCAACACTCATACTTCCAAAAAAAACACAGATATAAAcaatatgtattatttaattgTATCTTATTGAGTATAATATATGGTTTTCATatgtttattaaatatatattatattcaggggcgaagtcaaaaaaaatttaggaaggccgaaattaaattgtatatttttatgataataaaaatacgaatttttatcattttgggaggcaaagtgtaattttatcattgcaaatttaaaattttaaggggcttaaataaaaaatttctattttgaatTCGCCACTGGTTATATTGGAATCGTatccaattataaaaaatatatatctgaAATAAATCCAAAATAATCATATTCGACgctttattttaaatgaaaatcaCTAACAAGTGAAATAGTTAGGTTAAAATATTATACTTTtggtattctatttttatttttaagaatttagtctctttactttttaatatttaaatttaggttaaattattaaactcattaaattttttctattaaattcactAGCGTCGCATTTTAGAATAAAAAACACTCACTTGGTAATTATGTAACAAAAAAAGATAATgttatgataaatttgaatttaaccGAAGACGTTTAACaacaataacaattaaacttacaTTTTTAAATCAAAAAAGTAGAAAGACTAAATTTCTTGAAAGAAAAGtagaactaaatttcaaatgtacaaaaatatatatataagcattgagcatattttaagtaattaattaaattttaatgttattcaCTAAATTCCGTTGCCGACAGTAAAAAGATTCTTTACATTAGTATTGTAAATATTGAATTTTCTTAAAAGAACCAAAGtaagaaatttatataaattgTTGTCAACAACACAAGAAGAAGATGCATTACCCCCCAAAGGAAGCTTTCCTTAGAAGGATAGTATCTAACTATACCCTAATGATTGCCAATTTAATTGGCCTTCACGTTTTCCAAGCACCTATCTTCGTTTGGTGCAATGGAGGCCAAAACGTTAAAATATAGTCCAACtttctatatatatttgtatatttgaagtttatttttagaaattgagTTCTCTATTTTTCGAAATTAatgttgttaaatttattttttaaaatttataaaaatttataaagattcaatatgataaaataattcaataatataaatagtacaaaatgtgaaatttaatttaataatataaatagtaaatataaataaaattattatttaagtttaggATTTTTTGgacgattttaatttttttatttgagggtaaaaggtgagaagtaaaagtttagggggaaactAAAAAGTTTTGGAGGTTGAGGGAGTAAAATGTTGAGGGGAAATAAATGGGAGGAGTAAAATTCTGGGAgggaaatatttttaaaaaaaaaaagtggggGTGGAGGAATGGGTTTCGGGTAAAAGGGGGTGGGATAGGAGGGGAGCAAAAGTTatgggggaaaagtgggagggagtaaaagttttgggaggAAAGTGAAGAGGTTTAGGAgcttggggtaaaaatgtaaattattatagtttgatattcggtttattcaaattattcgagttattcgaattcgaaaactaaactcgattcaaactcgaaattcgaaaaaaattgagttgactcaaataactcgattcgattaactcgaaattcaaaaaaaaatttaattttttcgagtcgaatcgagttttgctcaccctaaCTATAGATAATTTTAGTTACAATTAATTTGTATGTTAATTATGTTACCAAATCCAGTGAAACTAATCACTTAAATGaataattaactttttaatattaaaaattaagcaaCCCAATTCAAGTTCACCGAATTATAGAATCGATTCAACTTGTTTAAATGTATTACGTAAATCAACTGGATTAAATTGTCAAAAAAGAAGAAGCCAAAAAAGGTATCTTTGTTCTAAAGTGATCCCAATTGGCCACCATAGGGAAAGAGAAACGTAACACTTTCCTTCCCAATCCTGATTAGCATATATATAAAAACCCTTTCCAACTGTTGATGGAAATTAATACACATTTTGCTTCCAACACACATAATTGTTCTTTCATCTTCTCTTACAATGGGAGATGGGTTTCCTAGGTTTTGTTGGATTGTGCTGTCTTGGATTTTGATCGTAAGCATTCACCAGGTTCAACTGAGTGAACCACAAGCAGCAGCTGCTGGCTGTGATTATTTCCAAGGGAGTTGGGTTTTCGACAAAACTTACCCTCTTTACAACACCACGGATTGTCCATTCATTGAGAAAGAATTTGATTGCCAAGCCAATGGCCGACCTGATCAACTTTATCTCAAGTATAGATGGAAGCCAACTGACTGTATGCTGCCAAGGTAATTAAGTTCATCTTAGGTTCTATTTTTCATTATTGAATCTTAGTTCAGCTGGTTgatataatcatttttaaaaggTAGTATTCAACTAGTTTAAATATTCGAACTTAAAATCTAAAATCACTTCTTATATTCTCATATTACTGTGTccacaaataataaaaattggatcttaaatttattgaatattacattttaaaaataagtaattgtggttttttaaacaaaaaaaattaatatattcatttctgtatttgaagaaaattttttggtGAAATGTACCTATCGTTCCAACTCCTAAGTGATAATTAGGACAGACCTTTTACCAATAAAGGTCCAATAATTTCTGTATAAAAgggaattttttatttaactataAGGTAGTTGatcccttcttctttttttctctctttttacttaattatttatcAATTTACACTAGTTCGAGTTTTTGTAACAGTATCATGGAGGCTTATGTACtaggagttagattgtattttgcctcttttactcaaaaaatgagtaaattaatcctTACACGTTAAATCAATGAGCAAACTAGTccttttagttaaaattttcattcatttttactattaaaaactggagTGACTAACGGAATAACCAGACAATTACACATGACATGCCAAGGGCGAAGCTAGAAAATTCTTTTAGGGGGccgaaattaatttttaatttttaatagcttatatctttataatttttaaatgattaaatcaattttttatcatttttaagaggggactaaaatgtaattttatctttactaatttaaatttttaaaatttctaaaaagcctaaatggataattttcaattttagagGAGTCGGGGCTCTTACCAGCCCCCCTAGATACGCCACTGTGTCATGCCATATGTACCCCATGTCAAAATACAtgaaccaatttttaacagtTAAAATGGATGATTTTTTTAGCAGAAtgattaattttctcattttttgagCAGAGGAAAGAAAATGCAATCCAATGCCTAATATAAGGGCCTTCATGTCTTTCATTATTACTCAATTATTTGTCATCAAAAGTTGTATACGTTCaaatataaatacaataaaaCACATAAGTAGTTATTAAACATATCATGCTAATGTCACTGTTTCTTCTTTATCCAAAATTATTGGatttatgaaatttgaatttcaacttttcttgagaataagaaaatcccattaaaCTTCCTTTTAAGTAAAACGTGTGTTCAAAATCTTGAACTAGGTTTATGCAGCAACAGAAATTCACAAGCTGTTTTTTTATACATGAGATGTGAATCTCAAAATTTTAGGGGTTCTGATCTCATATATTTTGGGTCCAGATTTAATGCTAAGGATTTGTTGAGAAAGTTGAAAGGGAAGAAAATGATGTTCATTGGGGATTCACTAAGCTTGAATCAATGGCAGTCTCTAACATGCATGTTGCATGCATTTTTGCCACAATCAAACTACACTGTTCACAGAGAAGGGAACCTTTCTACCTTTTATTTGCCTGTGAGTTGCCAAATCTAGTAGCTATTTTATTTCCTTCttatatttaaaacttttcaatgtCACCTTTAGAAGATAGCTGCATGAATCAAATGAGTTAAATCAAATAGACTAATTACTATTGTTTGGCAAAAATACCGAGTAGAcctttttaaaaatagttattaTACTTTTATTACAACAAAATAAGCAGGGGTGAACCTAAAATTTGTTTTAGCAGgatagaaatttaattataattttttcatagatcaaaatataaatttattatgaattaatttataattttatcatttttaaagggaTAAAACAGaaatcatttcatttttatgggggttaaagtgtaattttactatatattaatttataatttctttatttataagaAGACTAGAAAAAATTTTCAtgggggccaaagtacaattttactatatattaatttataacttCTCTAGTTATAAAAGaactaagttaaaaaaatttcatttttgggGGCCCCCTTCCTACCCCTTTTAATTCGCCTTTGAAAATAAgccattaaactttaatttataaCCGTTACCATTAATTCTTAACTTATATCCAAATAAacccttaatattttatttatactcaaaataaaaattaacataaataaagaTGAGAGATCAGCTGCCTTGGCCCATTggttaaaatggaaaatttttatttaggtcCAGAGGtaaagtcaaaaaattattttagggggtcggaaatgaataataaatttttggagagactaaattataattttattattatcaacTTATAATgtcataaattttgaaaagattaaaaGAGAAATTTATCAATTTTCGGGGTTGTCTACTCGCCTTAGTTGGTCTCTATTGAAAATTAATAATTCCATATAAGCCTTTTCAATGCAAAAATATAGcttttctaaatttataattttagctCGACCCCTTAATATAAAATTCTTTGCTTTGCCCCTGATATTAAATCAAAAGATAGAAACTTATTATGTTACTATAAGAATAGAGGGATTTATTTAGCAAAAGCAAACTATTTGAAGGACTTTTTTGGTAGTTTGCACTTATAGTTGGTATTAGTTAGAATTAAGTGCCAAGATTAAGTTTCCTTTGAGATATATAGTTGGTTAAGCAATTTAATAAAAGTGGAAATTTAGACCCCTAAGTTATACCCTTCATGCATTTGGACAATTGTGttgagccaaaaaaaaaaattgcaggaGTATGAAGTTTCGTTGATGCTATCACGCAATGCATTTCTTGTGGATATTGTCCAAGAAAAGATTGGCACCGTTTTGAAGCTTGATTACATTAAAAACGGCGAATCATGGAAAGGATATGACTTTCTCATCTTCAATACCTGGCATTGGTGGCTCCACACTGGAAGAAAACAACCGTAAGCAAAACATAATTTCAGCAATTAAAACCAATTTTTTAATTGCATCTCGAGTAGATTTGTAAACAAATACAACACTCGAATTGGGTTGGGTTTGAACCGGAATATCATTCCTATAGTTTTGATTAGACCTgtttaaaagttaattatttatctaaGTTTGAAAGTTCGTTTGAAATTTAGaagaatttagataaaaatatcaGACTTCATAAATGAGcttgagtaaaaaaattaaactcgttTTTAATATGGGTTAAGCTTAAGCTCAAAAAAGTTAAGGATCCAGACATGTTGATGAACTTAAAATGAGTTTGTGATAACTATTTACAAACATTAGTATGTTGGAGCAAAATTTTAAGCCATTATTTGACCCAACTAAATTTAGGTAAACATAAAGtgtgttaatatcatgcttaaagtttattcaaACCGAACCCAACCCATAATCACTTCTAACTCTGATTAGTTTGACCcaatctttttattcttttaaatactTATAAAATCTCATAtccaattatatttatatttgagcAAAAAatgatgtatgtatgtatgtaactTGAAAATGAATTGGATATTAGATGGGATTTCATTGAATCAAGAGGAAAGGTGAAGAAAGACATGGATCGTATGGCTGCATATAGAGAGGCACTAAGAACATGGTCAAAATGGGTGGATTCCAATGTTAACACTACAACTACCCAAGTGTTTTTTCAAGGCATTTCTCCGACTCATTTCAAGTAAACTTTAGCTCTTCTCGTCTCTTCTCTTACCATTTGCATTAACTTCCTTGTTCTTATTTTacttaaaagaaatagaattatgaaaaaaattgaaagccaTTTTTTTGCAATAGAACTTAATCCATTTTAATCCCATCAGATTTGGTTCAAATTAAAGGTGTTTATAAGTTGGTGAGTCAATCGGCTTAATTCGCTTTAGACTGCACTTGAAGTTAAGTTTTCAAGTTTCGAGCCAGACTAGCCTTACTTGTTTTATTAGTCAAAGAAaactatttttaattgtttttt is part of the Gossypium hirsutum isolate 1008001.06 chromosome D11, Gossypium_hirsutum_v2.1, whole genome shotgun sequence genome and encodes:
- the LOC107963858 gene encoding protein trichome birefringence-like 41 translates to MGDGFPRFCWIVLSWILIVSIHQVQLSEPQAAAAGCDYFQGSWVFDKTYPLYNTTDCPFIEKEFDCQANGRPDQLYLKYRWKPTDCMLPRFNAKDLLRKLKGKKMMFIGDSLSLNQWQSLTCMLHAFLPQSNYTVHREGNLSTFYLPEYEVSLMLSRNAFLVDIVQEKIGTVLKLDYIKNGESWKGYDFLIFNTWHWWLHTGRKQPWDFIESRGKVKKDMDRMAAYREALRTWSKWVDSNVNTTTTQVFFQGISPTHFNGKEWNGTKSTTCTHQIRPATDLTYESDPPPEVTIVKEVLKNMSTPVVLLDITRLSQLRKDGHPSIYTGLKGNDCSHWCLAGVPDTWNEILYAILTSRKT